A segment of the Silvanigrella paludirubra genome:
TAAAACAATATTATTTATTTCTTCTTTAAATAATTTTATTCCTTCTTCTGGAGATTGAGCAACTAAAGGAATATATCCTGTTTTTATAATTATGTTTTTAGCAATTTCTAAAAAATCAGGTTCATCTTCTATCCATAATATTTTTAAGTCTACATTTTCCATTTTCAACTCTTTTAAATTTTAATTATTAAATTATAATCCATATTAAATACAATATAATATAGGCAATATTTTCCTAATTTATATAGAAATTTTGTACTATAGTATTTTGTTTAAATGACATTTGTTCAAATTTTCCTATTTCAATTTTAAAATACAATAATTATATTTAAATGAATTTATATAAAGGAACTAAATATGAAAATGAATTTAATTTTAATTCGAGAATGTTTTGATCTTACAAAACCTATATTGGATCAAATTATTCATCGTTTTTATGAAAATTTATTCCATGATTTTCCAGTATCTGTTAATTTATTATCTCCCTACGATCTCACAAAACAAAAAAATACATTAATGAATACCATGATTACAATAATTGATAACTTAGATAAACCAAAGATATTAACAAAATTTTTAATAGAACTCGAAAATAAAGTTAGTAAATTTGGAATAGAAGACTTCCATTATGATTGGATAAGTCAATCTTTTTTAAAAACGTTTTCTCAGTTTTTAGGGCGCTCATGGTCAAATGAACTAAATCAAGAATGGGTAAAGGTTTTTCAATTTATTTCTCAAATAATGAAACAAGGAGCTGCAGGGATTATGATTGAATCTGAAAACATCTCAACACAAA
Coding sequences within it:
- a CDS encoding globin domain-containing protein, which gives rise to MKMNLILIRECFDLTKPILDQIIHRFYENLFHDFPVSVNLLSPYDLTKQKNTLMNTMITIIDNLDKPKILTKFLIELENKVSKFGIEDFHYDWISQSFLKTFSQFLGRSWSNELNQEWVKVFQFISQIMKQGAAGIMIESENISTQTQQELNSSNVKIEMPYLTEEFKSGIKSAVKALVLKQIKVEVEKYLKEELNEIARMTPEELITMATHV